In Naumovozyma castellii chromosome 1, complete genome, one DNA window encodes the following:
- the NCAS0A09280 gene encoding uncharacterized protein yields the protein MNTEQLISEAQQCLNNDQHEEAVAKLTSAARSDPNDQQVSTIESLIKQVAHYVVNNGNQQSQDRGMGDVLMNTMTSSSNGSSQTQLGKLALLATIMSSSGGNKNNSANGAGGFNLGSVMSLFGSSGNTGGNNNPTTMSSSNLASLASHFFNQSQNQGSQQQQSYSQGGYNGQTQGQHQGQHQGQGTFGMLASMASSYMASGHNTNQQPQQYHQQMHQNQNYNEMQYNTQGENQYSNQSYNQNYNQGHNQNYHQNQNQNYDQNYSQNQNQNGNGSGNSALSGLMSMATTYLMSSEQRPPQGNQQHNNNNNGNVYAQSNNSQGYYQNQGNQNDTFNFSGNFAPGNDNNGNRPY from the coding sequence ATGAACACAGAACAGTTGATCTCAGAGGCACAACAGTGCTTGAACAATGACCAACACGAAGAGGCGGTCGCCAAGCTTACCTCTGCTGCAAGATCTGATCCTAATGACCAGCAGGTCTCTACCATCGAATCTTTGATCAAGCAGGTCGCTCATTATGTCGTAAATAATGGTAATCAACAATCTCAGGATCGTGGTATGGGAGATGTTTTGATGAATACAATGACATCAAGTAGTAATGGATCTTCTCAGACTCAATTGGGTAAATTGGCTTTGTTAGCTACCATTATGTCATCATCTGGTGGAAATAAAAACAATAGTGCTAACGGGGCTGGAGGGTTTAACTTAGGTTCTGTCATGTCGTTGTTTGGTTCCAGTGGAAATACTGGTGGCAATAATAATCCAACAACTATGTCAAGTTCTAATTTGGCATCTCTGGCATCTCATTTCTTTAATCAAAGTCAAAATCAAGGGAgtcaacaacaacaaagtTATAGTCAAGGCGGGTATAATGGTCAGACTCAGGGTCAACATCAAGGTCAACATCAAGGTCAGGGCACTTTTGGCATGCTAGCTTCGATGGCTTCCTCGTATATGGCATCTGGACACAACACCAATCAACAGCCAcaacaatatcatcaaCAAATGCACCAAAATCAGAACTATAATGAAATGCAATATAATACCCAAGGTGAGAATCAGTACTCAAACCAAAGCTACAACCAAAACTATAATCAGGGCCATaatcaaaattatcatcaaaatcaaaatcaaaactATGACCAAAACTATAGTCAAAACCAAAATCAAAATGGTAATGGTTCCGGGAATAGTGCCCTCTCAGGTTTAATGTCGATGGCAACTACATACTTGATGAGCTCTGAACAAAGGCCACCACAAGGAAATCAACAAcataacaataacaacaatggTAATGTATATGCTCAATCGAACAACAGTCAAGGCTATTATCAAAACCAAGGTAACCAAAATGACACTTTCAACTTTTCTGGTAACTTTGCTCCTGGAAATGATAACAATGGTAATAGGCCATATTAA
- the NCAS0A09290 gene encoding metallo-dependent hydrolase superfamily protein (ancestral locus Anc_1.302) — protein MTQSLHRRPSLLFDDYEKTIIIPEQEGHTRAPILPTIIEPSESSFEKSENEDASKKKKDRPYPKDVSIDDMDMISLNTSFDRQMILGSPMYLDPLEETNRINPVILRLQNEDKKAIHHYSRSVPSDASNFHLEEIQNSENPFASIVEMRSKYILSSAQDSSSNAKNDVKNWLLYPEPLPKFWKFEYDKRFNGDYLSANHLSNQDELDINFTPDPTPLPELETLPQSNTVHIFTKNGKKIHFTGEYFDLDQYSKLEKKTKSRNTLSPMAQLHSSQNQLSIPTFDEFKSDFSFIIDTIQSHKLNEIAEKRLQYLLDKFELFQYLSSKSEIQENKLVPYRDFYNSRKIDMDYLLSGCVTQRQLSEFIWEKINLEPNRPVYIHPKTKEILTLKQIFEISCAPEESMSIGLKVIEDEFLEWYQETYLLQDHLIPGLVDPYTLPSKKMRFFLLTQVFLEFDNFIKGEYLAELIIRYIINPIEKSKYQLIQMSVDFQFYPECPDYNETENWWNKFSDWLSRWNLISYNIRWNVQISRIFTKLFTVKRVSNFQEFLNMIFDPLLKTSKYMGHLQLRYFLTNVCSLDLVINRKDAYLWKEFTDVNCPPINWEAKGDNPTIAHYMYYLFAGIAKLNTIRQDRGENAITLRNNCSPTSNRTSQFGTSHVFTDQIESLVCNLLLCNGGLLQGEPIWKTQSLMLPYLFYLFQIPIIVAPLSSVSSLSSFWQSIQTTSGNSKQSSPSPPPPNSPSSLIYEEQQEPESVKPIYTRDITLGEQPTYSLNPFMKMFKIGFKVTISSKSVLFNSSYTSEPIIEEFSVAASIYLLNAADLCELSRNSVISSGYEGWYKKHWAGVTVNRTDLKFPQETLGMIDEWYDNEIDTRIKHNVPMIRRGYRKETWDQEWIFINEQIG, from the coding sequence ATGACGCAATCACTGCATAGGAGGCCTTCGTTGCTCTTTGATGATTATGAAAAGACAATCATCATACCTGAACAGGAAGGTCATACAAGGGCCCCTATATTACCCACTATCATTGAACCATCTGAAAGTTCTTTTGAGAAATcggaaaatgaagatgcttcaaagaagaagaaagatagGCCCTATCCTAAAGACGTTTCTATAGACGATATGGATATGATCAGTTTGAATACAAGCTTCGATAGACAAATGATTCTTGGATCACCTATGTATCTGGATCCTCtagaagaaacaaacagAATCAATCCGGTCATATTAAGATTACAAAATGAGGATAAGAAAGCAATACACCATTATAGCCGATCTGTACCTTCTGACGCATCCAATTTccatttggaagaaattcaaaattctgAAAATCCATTTGCCTCCATCGTTGAAATGAGATCTAAATATATCTTGAGTTCAGCTCAGGACAGTAGCTCTAATGCAAAAAATGATGTAAAAAATTGGCTGTTATACCCTGAACCTTTGccaaaattttggaaatttgaatatgatAAGAGATTTAATGGAGATTATTTGAGTGCTAACCATCTTTCAAACCAAGACGAATTGGATATAAATTTCACCCCAGATCCAACTCCGTTACCAGAGTTGGAAACATTACCACAATCCAATACAGTGCATATATTTACGAAAAACGGTAAGAAAATACATTTCACAGGTGAGTATTTCGATTTAGACCAATACAGCAAActggaaaagaaaacaaaatctAGAAATACACTTTCACCAATGGCACAATTACATTCCAGTCAAAATCAATTGTCAATCCCCACctttgatgaattcaaatcGGACTTTAGTTTCATAATAGATACAATCCAATCACacaaattgaatgaaattgcTGAGAAAAGACTACAGTATCTATtagataaatttgaattattccaatatttATCATCTAAATCAGAAATTcaggaaaataaattagtTCCGTATCGTGATTTTTAtaattcaagaaagatCGATATGGATTATCTATTAAGTGGTTGTGTCACCCAGCGACAATTAAGTGAATTCATTTGGGAAAAGATAAATTTGGAACCTAACAGACCAGTCTATATACATCCAAAGACAAAGGAGATTCTTACTTTGAAACAAATTTTTGAGATATCATGTGCCCCAGAAGAGTCAATGAGCATTGGGTTAAAAGTTATTGAAGACGAATTTTTAGAGTGGTACCAGGAAACTTATTTGTTGCAAGATCATTTGATACCTGGTTTAGTAGACCCTTATACTTTACCATCTAAAAAAATGAGGTTTTTTTTGCTGACACAAGTgttcttggaatttgataattttatCAAAGGGGAGTATCTTGCTGAATTAATTATAAGGTACATAATCAATCCGATCGAAAAATCCAAgtatcaattaattcaaatgtCAGTCgactttcaattttatccaGAATGCCCTGATTATAATGAGACGGAGAATTGGTGGAACAAATTTTCCGATTGGCTGAGCAGATGGAACTTAATATCTTACAATATACGGTGGAATGTTCAAATTTCGAGAATATTTACCAAATTGTTCACTGTAAAGAgagtttcaaattttcaagaatttctAAACATGATTTTTGATCCCTTATTAAAAACCTCAAAATATATGGGGCATTTGCAGTTAAGATATTTTCTGACCAACGTTTGTTCCCTTGATCTTGTCATCAATAGAAAAGATGCATATCTTTGGAAGGAATTTACAGATGTAAACTGCCCACCAATAAATTGGGAGGCTAAAGGGGATAATCCGACAATTGCACATTACATGTATTACTTATTTGCCGGTATTGCCAAATTGAATACAATACGACAGGATAGAGGAGAAAATGCAATTAcattaagaaataattGTTCACCAACCAGCAATAGAACATCTCAATTTGGAACCAGTCATGTGTTTACAGATCAAATCGAGTCTCTAGTATGTAATTTACTACTCTGCAATGGTGGATTATTACAAGGTGAGCCTATTTGGAAGACACAATCTTTGATGTTACCATACCTGTtttatcttttccaaatacCAATAATTGTGGCTCCTTTATCTTCAGTTTCTTCGCTTTCCTCCTTCTGGCAGAGTATTCAAACAACGTCTGGCAATTCAAAACAGAGTTCTCCTTCTCCTCCTCCTCCAAATTCCCCTTCTTCCTTAATATACGAAGAACAGCAAGAACCGGAATCTGTGAAACCGATATACACAAGAGATATAACCTTGGGAGAACAACCTACTTATTCACTGAACCCCTTTATGAAAATGTTCAAAATTGGCTTTAAAGTGACAATATCGTCGAAATCTGTgcttttcaattcatcatataCATCTGAACCAATAATTGAGGAATTTAGCGTAGCTGCATCAATTTACTTATTGAACGCAGCAGATCTATGTGAATTATCCAGGAATAGTGTCATCAGTAGTGGGTATGAGGGATGGTATAAAAAACATTGGGCTGGGGTAACTGTTAACCGAACAGACCTTAAATTTCCTCAAGAGACTTTGGGCATGATAGATGAGTGGTACGATAACGAAATAGATACCAGAATCAAACATAATGTTCCTATGATTAGAAGAGGTTATAGAAAAGAAACTTGGGATCAAGAATGGATATTTATAAACGAACAGATAGGTTAA
- the ARG2 gene encoding acetyl-CoA:L-glutamate N-acetyltransferase (ancestral locus Anc_1.301), which translates to MWKHLFSNGFKGEQQNASSKNLILSVLNSTTTKREAKDYLSKYTNEPQIVNHCLLFIRHLQSYSPQTLSRLSNSIKRLRMLGLRPVCIIPPTHRNLVMKQSELLDKIITDAQLHPLHLKEGLSKSRTGLFHSVLSSEAKLFDGTIVDMVPIIKPYIYNEETASEYMAKDVVKFMDHLSQNVTTHIDKFFILNRIGGIPSIERYDNSHVFINLSQEYGSLNSELTRQLQVLALREPESDHLLHRMELFAKESEIVSQEMKVKEHLQDLQLMDAVLSNLSPSSTGLITPVSSAALSSDTKNPLVYNLLTDRSLISSSLPRFKKHEVYELEEEELEESPNEQLDPIFVTTVLKKGVNIKVFDFSSLTQHNTLGLPEEFYVNTKTPDLSSSLKLDLSKMKDLIDASFRRSINMSDFLKRINGKIASIIVIGDYEGIAILTKEGPDERPFVYLDKFAVKPKMKGSLGISDIIFNLIFKKFPEEVVWRSRKDNVVNKWYFQRSVGVFDLSLNLNSASANEKDQKDSLFELFYYGDPEISDKNFNNIERLKEYAKYVRDIQPSWDK; encoded by the coding sequence ATGTGGAAACATCTCTTCTCTAACGGGTTTAAAGGTGAACAACAAAATGCATCCTCTAAGAACTTGATACTTTCAGTTTTGAATTCCACAACTACGAAACGAGAGGCTAAAGACTATCTATCCAAATACACAAATGAACCTCAAATTGTCAATCACTGCCTCCTCTTTATCCGACATTTACAATCCTATTCCCCACAAACATTAAGTAGGTTGTCCAATTCCATTAAGAGGCTTCGAATGCTGGGGTTAAGACCAGTATGCATAATTCCACCAACGCATAGGAATCTAGTTATGAAACAATCTGAGTTGTTGGACAAAATCATCACAGATGCTCAATTGCATCCACTGCATTTAAAGGAAGGTCTATCAAAGTCAAGAACTGGGTTATTCCATTCAGTACTGTCATCTGAAGCGAAATTGTTTGATGGTACCATTGTCGATATGGTTCCCATTATTAAACCGTATATTTATAACGAGGAAACAGCGTCAGAGTATATGGCTAAAGATGTAGTAAAATTCATGGATCATTTGTCTCAAAATGTTACTACCCACATagataaattctttattttgaacAGAATTGGTGGTATTCCCTCCATTGAACGATATGATAATTCGCATGTCTTCATTAATTTATCACAAGAATATGGATCGTTGAATTCGGAACTAACGAGACAATTGCAAGTTCTTGCATTGAGAGAACCAGAATCAGATCATCTTCTACATAGAATGGAGCTATTCGCAAAAGAAAGTGAAATTGTATCACAGGAAATGAAGGTGAAAGAACATCTCCAAGATTTACAATTAATGGATGCTGTATTATCTAATTTATCACCATCCTCTACAGGTCTGATTACCCCCGTAAGTAGTGCCGCGTTATCCTCTGATACAAAGAATCCATTGGTTTACAATTTATTGACAGATCGTTCATTGATTTCCTCTTCGTTACCTAGATTCAAAAAACATGAAGTTTATGAACTGGAAGAAGAGGAACTGGAAGAGTCACCAAATGAGCAACTTGATCCCATATTTGTCACCACTGTATTAAAGAAAGGTGTGAATATTAAAGTATTTGATTTCTCTTCACTAACGCAGCATAATACTCTAGGATTGCCAGAGGAATTCTATGTCAATACCAAAACTCCAGATTTAAGCTCTTCCTTGAAGTTGGACTTGAGCAAAATGAAAGATCTTATCGATGCTAGTTTCCGCCGCTCTATAAATATGTCTGATTTCTTAAAACGAATAAACGGGAAAATTGCATCAATTATTGTCATTGGGGATTATGAAGGAATAGCTATTTTAACCAAAGAGGGACCGGATGAAAGGCCGTTTGTTTATCTAGATAAATTTGCTGTAAAACCCAAAATGAAGGGATCACTTGGGATTTCTGATATCATATTTAATCTGATATTCAAAAAGTTTCCTGAAGAAGTTGTTTGGAGGAGCAGGAAGGATAATGTAGTAAATAAATGGTATTTCCAAAGAAGCGTTGGTGTTTTTGATTTGTCTTTAAATCTAAATTCTGCTTCCGCAAATGAGAAAGATCAAAAAGATAGTCTATTTGAGTTATTTTATTATGGGGACCCTGAGATCAGTGATAAGAactttaataatattgaaagattgaaaGAATACGCCAAATATGTAAGAGATATCCAACCAAGTTGGGATAAATGA